One window from the genome of Calliopsis andreniformis isolate RMS-2024a chromosome 12, iyCalAndr_principal, whole genome shotgun sequence encodes:
- the LOC143185776 gene encoding uncharacterized protein LOC143185776 — MSVGGTRRLCRVGLAAVLVTALCVLTLLDSPPQLPDPPADPPPTPGGEPPGTRSIVAYSWARRLALDYRPSKECDGNGTYGTTLNTFKLADAKWLETIPGQLFLYSAHLDLRVAGYPSLRVIGVKRGPLPTSGLFCTVWYEEEDRGRAVSVEALVSTIWLDEWGETVDSYAGILIGCQLSLDAVVEPFRVYVGPQPCHKNASHSLMISPVRGNDVEEPRRRQFTLCIKGLDFDEDISSRIVAFVELHRILGAQLFYFYVFNVHENVLRVLRLYERSNVIRWFNLTLPGDLPNEKNARRRLLSEDIWIKRRLELIPYNHCFYDNLHRSEFVLPIDIDEAIVPVRRRNWHELLLDERIKLGRSFKDFASYAVRNAYFFPELQTKNQTDRARPDTDSPDFLADLDYLATVRTASISPEGDSVKSFVSTRRALTVHNHYALTTLNPSTRRAHHFDPEDVLKHHHRACDSRHLDCDLLMDDTRVDESALKYADELKARMRDFLHDLKAFA; from the exons ATGTCGGTCGGTGGTACCAGGAGGCTCTGCAGGGTCGGCCTAGCCGCGGTCTTGGTCACCGCGCTGTGCGTGCTGACTTTATTGGATTCGCCGCCGCAACTCCCGGATCCACCGGCGGATCCACCTCCCACGCCTG GTGGCGAACCCCCGGGCACAAGAAGCATCGTGGCTTACTCGTGGGCGCGGAGATTGGCACTCGATTACAGACCCTCCAAGGAGTGCGACGGTAATGGAACGTATGGAACGACGTTAAATACGTTCAAGTTAGCTGACGCCAAGTGGCTCGAGACAATCCCTGGACAGCTCTTCCTGTACAGCGCCCACTTGGACCTGAGAGTGGCCGGTTATCCGAGCCTCAGGGTGATTGGCGTTAAACGCGGACCTCTGCCGACCTCTGGCCTTTTCTGCACCGTTTG GTACGAAGAGGAGGACAGAGGCAGGGCTGTCAGCGTGGAGGCGCTGGTCTCGACGATTTGGCTGGACGAGTGGGGTGAGACGGTCGACAGCTACGCGGGCATCCTCATCGGCTGTCAATTATCCCTGGACGCGGTGGTGGAACCGTTCAGGGTGTACGTGGGCCCGCAACCCTGCCACAAGAATGCTAGTCATAGTTTAATGATAAGCCCAGTGAGGGGGAACGACGTGGAGGAACCCAGACGAAGACAGTTCACGCTCTGCATCAAGGGGCTAGACTTCGACGAGGACATCTCCTCGAGGATAGTCGCCTTTGTGGAGCTGCACCGTATCCTGGGCGCGCAGCTCTTCTACTTCTACGTGTTCAACGTGCACGAGAACGTGCTAAGAGTGCTGAGGCTCTATGAACGTTCCAACGTGATCAGATGGTTCAATCTGACACTGCCAGGTGACCTGCCGAATGAGAAAAACGCCAGGAGAAGACTCCTCAGCGAGGATATCTGGATCAAGAGGCGCTTGGAGCTGATACCCTATAATCATTGTTTCTATGATAACCTGCATCGATCAGAGTTCGTGTTGCCCATCGACATCGACGAGGCGATTGTTCCAGTCAGACGGAGGAACTGGCACGAGCTGCTGCTCGACGAGCGGATTAAACTCGGCAGAAGCTTCAAGGATTTCGCCTCGTACGCTGTCAGGAACGCTTATTTCTTCCCCGAGCTTCAGACCAAGAATCAAACCGACCGTGCGAGACCTGACACGGATTCCCCCGATTTCCTGGCTGACCTCGATTATCTGGCCACAGTCAGGACCGCCTCTATTTCACCGGAAGGCGACTCGGTGAAGAGCTTCGTGTCCACCAGACGCGCGTTGACCGTGCACAATCATTACGCGCTGACGACGCTGAACCCGTCGACCAGACGAGCGCACCACTTCGATCCTGAGGACGTTCTGAAGCACCACCATAGAGCATGTGATAGCAGGCACTTGGACTGTGACCTGCTCATGGACGATACTCGAGTTGATGAATCCGCGTTGAAGTACGCGGACGAGCTCAAAGCGAGGATGAGGGACTTTCTACACGATCTCAAAGCATTCGCGTGA